Proteins encoded together in one Quercus lobata isolate SW786 chromosome 3, ValleyOak3.0 Primary Assembly, whole genome shotgun sequence window:
- the LOC115981978 gene encoding chaperonin 60 subunit beta 4, chloroplastic-like isoform X1 produces MASSATHISVLYFANPILPKRPSSPSMLNPKAMAKELHFNQDGSTTKKLQAGVDMVAELVGVTLGPKGRNVVLQNKYGPPKIVNDGETVLKEIELEDPLENVGVKLVRQAGARTNDLAGDGSTTSIILAQGLIAEGLKVIAAGMNPVQIACGIEKTAKALVSELKLMSRVVEDNELAYVAAVSAGNDHVVGNMIADALHQVGKKGVVTIEKGKSTENSLQIVEGMQFDRGYLSPYFVTDRQKMTVEFHNCKLLLVDKKITNPKEIFKILDSAVKEKYPIVIVAEGIEQEALAAVIRNKLRGVLKAAAIKAPAFGERKSHYLDDIAILTGGTVIRDEIGLTLEKAGKEVLGCATKVLITKDSTLLVTDGSTFEAVEKRVSQIRGLVENTEENFQKKILNERIARLSGGIAILQVGAQTQVELKDKQLRIEDALNATKSAIEEGVVVGGGCCLLRLSTKVDGIKQLLDNEEQKIGAEIFRRALHYPARLIAKNAGVNGNVVIEKVLSNDNINYGYNAARDCYEDLMKAGIMDPSKVVRCCLEHAASVAKSFLTSSAVVVDIKELEPIPRRPPMPTSGVRVFRDSRDL; encoded by the exons ATGGCATCTTCTGCAACCCATATCTCTGTTCTTTATTTCGCCAACCCAATACTGCCCAAAAGACCTTCCTCACCTTCCATGTTAAACCCAAAAGCCATGGCCAAAGAGCTTCACTTTAACCAAGATGGTTCAACCACAAAGAAGCTTCAG GCAGGGGTGGACATGGTGGCTGAACTTGTTGGGGTGACTTTGGGTCCAAAGGGGAGGAATGTGGTATTGCAGAACAAGTACGGACCTCCAAAAATTGTAAATGATGGTGAAACTGTTCTCAAAGAG aTTGAATTGGAGGACCCCTTGGAGAATGTTGGAGTTAAACTGGTGAGACAAGCTGGTGCCAGAACAAATGACCTTGCTGGTGATGGTTCCACTACATCAATCATTCTTGCTCAGGGTCTAATTGCTGAGGGTTTGAAG GTTATTGCTGCTGGTATGAATCCTGTCCAAATTGCTTGTGGGATTGAGAAGACTGCAAAGGCCCTTGTTTCTGAACTGAAATTAATGTCCAGAGTG GTTGAAGATAATGAGCTTGCATATGTTGCTGCAGTTAGTGCGGGAAATGATCATGTGGTGGGAAACATGATAGCTGATGCTCTTCATCAAGTGGGGAAGAAGGGTGTAGTGAcaattgaaaaaggaaaaagtaccGAGAACAGTCTACAAATTGTAGAAGGAATGCAATTTGATCGTGGATATTTGTCTCCTTACTTTGTAACTGATCGACAAAAGATGACAGTGGAGTTCCACAATTGCAAG TTACTTTTGGTAgacaaaaaaatcacaaacccaaaggAGATATTTAAAATATTGGACAGTGCAGTTAAAGAGAAGTATCCAATTGTGATAGTTGCAGAGGGCATTGAGCAGGAAGCTCTGGCTGCAGTAATTAGAAATAAACTCAGGGGTGTGCTGAAGGCAGCTGCTATTAAGGCTCCTGCCTTTGGTGAGCGCAAGAGCCACTACTTAGATGACATCGCCATCTTGACTGGAG GTACAGTAATCAGAGATGAGATAGGTTTGACCCTCGAGAAGGCTGGCAAGGAGGTGTTGGGCTGTGCTACCAAGGTTTTGATAACCAAGGATTCTACGTTACTAGTCACAGATGGGAGCACTTTTGAAGCAGTTGAAAAGCGGGTTTCTCAAATCCGGGGGCTTGTTGAG AATActgaagaaaattttcaaaagaagatACTGAATGAAAGAATAGCTAGGTTATCAGGGGGAATTGCCATTCTTCAG GTAGGAGCGCAAACACAAGTTGAATTGAAGGATAAGCAACTCAGGATTGAAGATGCTTTGAATGCAACCAAG TCAGCAATTGAGGAAGGTGTTGTAGTTGGTGGGGGATGTTGCCTTTTGAGGCTATCTACAAAGGTAGATGGCATCAAACAACTCTTGGACAATGAAGAACAGAAG ATTGGAGCTGAGATCTTCCGAAGAGCTTTGCATTATCCTGCAAGACTGATTGCCAAAAATGCAGGTGTAAATGGCAATGTGGTTATAGAAAAG GTTCTTTCTAATGATAATATTAACTATGGATACAACGCTGCAAGAGACTGTTATGAGGATTTGATGAAGGCAGGAATTATGGATCCATCAAAG GTAGTTAGATGTTGTTTGGAGCATGCAGCATCTGTAGCCAAGAGTTTTCTGACTTCTTCTGCAGTTGTAGTTGACATCAAGGAACTAGAGCCCATCCCAAGGAGACCACCAATGCCAACGTCAG
- the LOC115981978 gene encoding chaperonin 60 subunit beta 4, chloroplastic-like isoform X4, translated as MASSATHISVLYFANPILPKRPSSPSMLNPKAMAKELHFNQDGSTTKKLQAGVDMVAELVGVTLGPKGRNVVLQNKYGPPKIVNDGETVLKEIELEDPLENVGVKLVRQAGARTNDLAGDGSTTSIILAQGLIAEGLKVIAAGMNPVQIACGIEKTAKALVSELKLMSRVVEDNELAYVAAVSAGNDHVVGNMIADALHQVGKKGVVTIEKGKSTENSLQIVEGMQFDRGYLSPYFVTDRQKMTVEFHNCKLLLVDKKITNPKEIFKILDSAVKEKYPIVIVAEGIEQEALAAVIRNKLRGVLKAAAIKAPAFGERKSHYLDDIAILTGGTVIRDEIGLTLEKAGKEVLGCATKVLITKDSTLLVTDGSTFEAVEKRVSQIRGLVENTEENFQKKILNERIARLSGGIAILQVGAQTQVELKDKQLRIEDALNATKSAIEEGVVVGGGCCLLRLSTKVDGIKQLLDNEEQKKCFADWS; from the exons ATGGCATCTTCTGCAACCCATATCTCTGTTCTTTATTTCGCCAACCCAATACTGCCCAAAAGACCTTCCTCACCTTCCATGTTAAACCCAAAAGCCATGGCCAAAGAGCTTCACTTTAACCAAGATGGTTCAACCACAAAGAAGCTTCAG GCAGGGGTGGACATGGTGGCTGAACTTGTTGGGGTGACTTTGGGTCCAAAGGGGAGGAATGTGGTATTGCAGAACAAGTACGGACCTCCAAAAATTGTAAATGATGGTGAAACTGTTCTCAAAGAG aTTGAATTGGAGGACCCCTTGGAGAATGTTGGAGTTAAACTGGTGAGACAAGCTGGTGCCAGAACAAATGACCTTGCTGGTGATGGTTCCACTACATCAATCATTCTTGCTCAGGGTCTAATTGCTGAGGGTTTGAAG GTTATTGCTGCTGGTATGAATCCTGTCCAAATTGCTTGTGGGATTGAGAAGACTGCAAAGGCCCTTGTTTCTGAACTGAAATTAATGTCCAGAGTG GTTGAAGATAATGAGCTTGCATATGTTGCTGCAGTTAGTGCGGGAAATGATCATGTGGTGGGAAACATGATAGCTGATGCTCTTCATCAAGTGGGGAAGAAGGGTGTAGTGAcaattgaaaaaggaaaaagtaccGAGAACAGTCTACAAATTGTAGAAGGAATGCAATTTGATCGTGGATATTTGTCTCCTTACTTTGTAACTGATCGACAAAAGATGACAGTGGAGTTCCACAATTGCAAG TTACTTTTGGTAgacaaaaaaatcacaaacccaaaggAGATATTTAAAATATTGGACAGTGCAGTTAAAGAGAAGTATCCAATTGTGATAGTTGCAGAGGGCATTGAGCAGGAAGCTCTGGCTGCAGTAATTAGAAATAAACTCAGGGGTGTGCTGAAGGCAGCTGCTATTAAGGCTCCTGCCTTTGGTGAGCGCAAGAGCCACTACTTAGATGACATCGCCATCTTGACTGGAG GTACAGTAATCAGAGATGAGATAGGTTTGACCCTCGAGAAGGCTGGCAAGGAGGTGTTGGGCTGTGCTACCAAGGTTTTGATAACCAAGGATTCTACGTTACTAGTCACAGATGGGAGCACTTTTGAAGCAGTTGAAAAGCGGGTTTCTCAAATCCGGGGGCTTGTTGAG AATActgaagaaaattttcaaaagaagatACTGAATGAAAGAATAGCTAGGTTATCAGGGGGAATTGCCATTCTTCAG GTAGGAGCGCAAACACAAGTTGAATTGAAGGATAAGCAACTCAGGATTGAAGATGCTTTGAATGCAACCAAG TCAGCAATTGAGGAAGGTGTTGTAGTTGGTGGGGGATGTTGCCTTTTGAGGCTATCTACAAAGGTAGATGGCATCAAACAACTCTTGGACAATGAAGAACAGAAG AAGTGCTTTGCAGATTGGAGCTGA
- the LOC115981978 gene encoding chaperonin 60 subunit beta 4, chloroplastic-like isoform X2 has translation MASSATHISVLYFANPILPKRPSSPSMLNPKAMAKELHFNQDGSTTKKLQAGVDMVAELVGVTLGPKGRNVVLQNKYGPPKIVNDGETVLKEIELEDPLENVGVKLVRQAGARTNDLAGDGSTTSIILAQGLIAEGLKVIAAGMNPVQIACGIEKTAKALVSELKLMSRVVEDNELAYVAAVSAGNDHVVGNMIADALHQVGKKGVVTIEKGKSTENSLQIVEGMQFDRGYLSPYFVTDRQKMTVEFHNCKLLLVDKKITNPKEIFKILDSAVKEKYPIVIVAEGIEQEALAAVIRNKLRGVLKAAAIKAPAFGERKSHYLDDIAILTGGTVIRDEIGLTLEKAGKEVLGCATKVLITKDSTLLVTDGSTFEAVEKRVSQIRGLVENTEENFQKKILNERIARLSGGIAILQVGAQTQVELKDKQLRIEDALNATKSAIEEGVVVGGGCCLLRLSTKVDGIKQLLDNEEQKIGAEIFRRALHYPARLIAKNAGVNGNVVIEKVLSNDNINYGYNAARDCYEDLMKAGIMDPSKVVRCCLEHAASVAKSFLTSSAVVVDIKELEPIPRRPPMPTSGLSPMNF, from the exons ATGGCATCTTCTGCAACCCATATCTCTGTTCTTTATTTCGCCAACCCAATACTGCCCAAAAGACCTTCCTCACCTTCCATGTTAAACCCAAAAGCCATGGCCAAAGAGCTTCACTTTAACCAAGATGGTTCAACCACAAAGAAGCTTCAG GCAGGGGTGGACATGGTGGCTGAACTTGTTGGGGTGACTTTGGGTCCAAAGGGGAGGAATGTGGTATTGCAGAACAAGTACGGACCTCCAAAAATTGTAAATGATGGTGAAACTGTTCTCAAAGAG aTTGAATTGGAGGACCCCTTGGAGAATGTTGGAGTTAAACTGGTGAGACAAGCTGGTGCCAGAACAAATGACCTTGCTGGTGATGGTTCCACTACATCAATCATTCTTGCTCAGGGTCTAATTGCTGAGGGTTTGAAG GTTATTGCTGCTGGTATGAATCCTGTCCAAATTGCTTGTGGGATTGAGAAGACTGCAAAGGCCCTTGTTTCTGAACTGAAATTAATGTCCAGAGTG GTTGAAGATAATGAGCTTGCATATGTTGCTGCAGTTAGTGCGGGAAATGATCATGTGGTGGGAAACATGATAGCTGATGCTCTTCATCAAGTGGGGAAGAAGGGTGTAGTGAcaattgaaaaaggaaaaagtaccGAGAACAGTCTACAAATTGTAGAAGGAATGCAATTTGATCGTGGATATTTGTCTCCTTACTTTGTAACTGATCGACAAAAGATGACAGTGGAGTTCCACAATTGCAAG TTACTTTTGGTAgacaaaaaaatcacaaacccaaaggAGATATTTAAAATATTGGACAGTGCAGTTAAAGAGAAGTATCCAATTGTGATAGTTGCAGAGGGCATTGAGCAGGAAGCTCTGGCTGCAGTAATTAGAAATAAACTCAGGGGTGTGCTGAAGGCAGCTGCTATTAAGGCTCCTGCCTTTGGTGAGCGCAAGAGCCACTACTTAGATGACATCGCCATCTTGACTGGAG GTACAGTAATCAGAGATGAGATAGGTTTGACCCTCGAGAAGGCTGGCAAGGAGGTGTTGGGCTGTGCTACCAAGGTTTTGATAACCAAGGATTCTACGTTACTAGTCACAGATGGGAGCACTTTTGAAGCAGTTGAAAAGCGGGTTTCTCAAATCCGGGGGCTTGTTGAG AATActgaagaaaattttcaaaagaagatACTGAATGAAAGAATAGCTAGGTTATCAGGGGGAATTGCCATTCTTCAG GTAGGAGCGCAAACACAAGTTGAATTGAAGGATAAGCAACTCAGGATTGAAGATGCTTTGAATGCAACCAAG TCAGCAATTGAGGAAGGTGTTGTAGTTGGTGGGGGATGTTGCCTTTTGAGGCTATCTACAAAGGTAGATGGCATCAAACAACTCTTGGACAATGAAGAACAGAAG ATTGGAGCTGAGATCTTCCGAAGAGCTTTGCATTATCCTGCAAGACTGATTGCCAAAAATGCAGGTGTAAATGGCAATGTGGTTATAGAAAAG GTTCTTTCTAATGATAATATTAACTATGGATACAACGCTGCAAGAGACTGTTATGAGGATTTGATGAAGGCAGGAATTATGGATCCATCAAAG GTAGTTAGATGTTGTTTGGAGCATGCAGCATCTGTAGCCAAGAGTTTTCTGACTTCTTCTGCAGTTGTAGTTGACATCAAGGAACTAGAGCCCATCCCAAGGAGACCACCAATGCCAACGTCAG GTCTCAGCCCAATGAACTTTTAG
- the LOC115981978 gene encoding chaperonin 60 subunit beta 4, chloroplastic-like isoform X3, with protein sequence MASSATHISVLYFANPILPKRPSSPSMLNPKAMAKELHFNQDGSTTKKLQAGVDMVAELVGVTLGPKGRNVVLQNKYGPPKIVNDGETVLKEIELEDPLENVGVKLVRQAGARTNDLAGDGSTTSIILAQGLIAEGLKVIAAGMNPVQIACGIEKTAKALVSELKLMSRVVEDNELAYVAAVSAGNDHVVGNMIADALHQVGKKGVVTIEKGKSTENSLQIVEGMQFDRGYLSPYFVTDRQKMTVEFHNCKLLLVDKKITNPKEIFKILDSAVKEKYPIVIVAEGIEQEALAAVIRNKLRGVLKAAAIKAPAFGERKSHYLDDIAILTGGTVIRDEIGLTLEKAGKEVLGCATKVLITKDSTLLVTDGSTFEAVEKRVSQIRGLVENTEENFQKKILNERIARLSGGIAILQVGAQTQVELKDKQLRIEDALNATKSAIEEGVVVGGGCCLLRLSTKVDGIKQLLDNEEQKVLSNDNINYGYNAARDCYEDLMKAGIMDPSKVVRCCLEHAASVAKSFLTSSAVVVDIKELEPIPRRPPMPTSGVRVFRDSRDL encoded by the exons ATGGCATCTTCTGCAACCCATATCTCTGTTCTTTATTTCGCCAACCCAATACTGCCCAAAAGACCTTCCTCACCTTCCATGTTAAACCCAAAAGCCATGGCCAAAGAGCTTCACTTTAACCAAGATGGTTCAACCACAAAGAAGCTTCAG GCAGGGGTGGACATGGTGGCTGAACTTGTTGGGGTGACTTTGGGTCCAAAGGGGAGGAATGTGGTATTGCAGAACAAGTACGGACCTCCAAAAATTGTAAATGATGGTGAAACTGTTCTCAAAGAG aTTGAATTGGAGGACCCCTTGGAGAATGTTGGAGTTAAACTGGTGAGACAAGCTGGTGCCAGAACAAATGACCTTGCTGGTGATGGTTCCACTACATCAATCATTCTTGCTCAGGGTCTAATTGCTGAGGGTTTGAAG GTTATTGCTGCTGGTATGAATCCTGTCCAAATTGCTTGTGGGATTGAGAAGACTGCAAAGGCCCTTGTTTCTGAACTGAAATTAATGTCCAGAGTG GTTGAAGATAATGAGCTTGCATATGTTGCTGCAGTTAGTGCGGGAAATGATCATGTGGTGGGAAACATGATAGCTGATGCTCTTCATCAAGTGGGGAAGAAGGGTGTAGTGAcaattgaaaaaggaaaaagtaccGAGAACAGTCTACAAATTGTAGAAGGAATGCAATTTGATCGTGGATATTTGTCTCCTTACTTTGTAACTGATCGACAAAAGATGACAGTGGAGTTCCACAATTGCAAG TTACTTTTGGTAgacaaaaaaatcacaaacccaaaggAGATATTTAAAATATTGGACAGTGCAGTTAAAGAGAAGTATCCAATTGTGATAGTTGCAGAGGGCATTGAGCAGGAAGCTCTGGCTGCAGTAATTAGAAATAAACTCAGGGGTGTGCTGAAGGCAGCTGCTATTAAGGCTCCTGCCTTTGGTGAGCGCAAGAGCCACTACTTAGATGACATCGCCATCTTGACTGGAG GTACAGTAATCAGAGATGAGATAGGTTTGACCCTCGAGAAGGCTGGCAAGGAGGTGTTGGGCTGTGCTACCAAGGTTTTGATAACCAAGGATTCTACGTTACTAGTCACAGATGGGAGCACTTTTGAAGCAGTTGAAAAGCGGGTTTCTCAAATCCGGGGGCTTGTTGAG AATActgaagaaaattttcaaaagaagatACTGAATGAAAGAATAGCTAGGTTATCAGGGGGAATTGCCATTCTTCAG GTAGGAGCGCAAACACAAGTTGAATTGAAGGATAAGCAACTCAGGATTGAAGATGCTTTGAATGCAACCAAG TCAGCAATTGAGGAAGGTGTTGTAGTTGGTGGGGGATGTTGCCTTTTGAGGCTATCTACAAAGGTAGATGGCATCAAACAACTCTTGGACAATGAAGAACAGAAG GTTCTTTCTAATGATAATATTAACTATGGATACAACGCTGCAAGAGACTGTTATGAGGATTTGATGAAGGCAGGAATTATGGATCCATCAAAG GTAGTTAGATGTTGTTTGGAGCATGCAGCATCTGTAGCCAAGAGTTTTCTGACTTCTTCTGCAGTTGTAGTTGACATCAAGGAACTAGAGCCCATCCCAAGGAGACCACCAATGCCAACGTCAG